tctttaaaacatCGTTCACCAAATTTGCAATGAAACAGAGAAAATTGGCTTAAATAGCCACATTATTTTCATGACAACAACACGTGAAAGCTAGCAAATATTGAACAATTAGACCAaaagcccgcaagggctacgggtcaatagcccatgaggcgaagcagAATGGGCTATTGagcccgtggcccttgagggcgaagggactaattgttttagtatcacccaactagtcagacagaaaaggcaataacaaagttggCAAATGCAagctgaagaaatatttatttgggaataaaacgaaagaaagcgtcacgcttttcgctactcgaggactattactaatagtccactagttgggtgaagctaatattggttaaaagaggaaaaaatgatcgTATTTCACGTGGGACACGCATTTTCTGTACATTTccctcccgtactcgtcaaaacaacaacggaAAATGAccatttcaggttttgacgacaacgtgatcAAACAACTTACAGTGAATCTTTTCTTCCGCTCTCTTTGCTTCAGATGCGTACGTACCAATCTGGTTATAGCATACTTCGTCCATATTGTACAACACAAAAAAGATGGaaacatacaatacaatacaatacaatacatacttaattgaccgctccccataggggcttttcagagccaatgaaacacaatcaacgaaacaacagaacacaacagctacaactgttaagaatcccaactggccggaggcaaaccagttggctatttacaagtgcagcggAGAAGTTGAACcggggactaccaggatcaaattcaacgagtggtcagagcgggtcttgaacccgaaaatctccggatctcaaggcaagcgccctaaccactgggccacactgaaCATATAGTGAAAACCAATAGTTTGAAgcgacgttttcgtcgccgttgCCGTAGTGGTTTCTTAATTAAACTCCCTTATAACTACATCATTCCCTGTCGGTCCTTGCTTGGTTTGTGGGTTCAAAATTACTCACCTGTACCTTGTTTTTGCTTCCACATCTCCGAACCAAACTTTCAAATTAGCCGTAAAATGTTCTCCTGTCAGCTCCAAAATGGCAACATCACCGCCACTATTCAACTGCAGGTTTGGAAAGAGAGTACGAAATTACTAGGAAATTATAGAGGAAGAATGAAAAAGACTGACTCATGGAGAAATAACTGGCCTGCTGGCATTCCATCGCTTCCAACGCGTTCAAGCAATTTTTTCTCGCGCTTTGAACAacttacatggaattgctacaaATTAGGATTgcttcattgcgctgtttgcagctgatgtgattggtcgaagaaattaaattgataTTTGTTTTGCGACAattttttacgacactcattgggccatttctgagttgccgtttgcctctggttcaaaacgagtcttggtgctcaactattcaaatgataatgagtttgatttgcatgaaaatacgccactcgttCCCACTCCTTTCAATTTAAATAGTTGTGCatcaggactcgctttgaaacggaggcaaacagcaaattttactcttgggactgtaacATGCTTTAGTGAACAGGCTATCCattgtttttatgcaaagaacGCCCCAAAAGGAATTGCATTATGAGATTGCGCAAGTAGTGAAAAGAAACCTCTGTATGTCAAACCAAGCAATAACGTTGCCAAGGCATTATACCCTGTCATGTGATGTCTTAAGATTACGCAAGGAAGGTGGTGAAAAGGTGGAAAGATCAGGCAAATGTACATTGCTTTGCCAGTTCAAAAAAGGACGGCTTGAGGAACAGTGCAAAAAAGGTTGGATAGCTATAACAGTTGCgttataaaatgataaaaaggtCCACCCAACTCGGAAAAGTGATGACTTCGTTTGAAAAATGCTGTGGAGTTAGCGAATCAGTGAGCACACGCCTTCAACTAAGGTGGCAAGGGTTCCCAGACTAGGGAACTAGGTTGCACTTCTTGGTTATCTATTCTGTCCTATGAAGGTTTTTCCTGCATGGTAATCTTGTTTTCCCCTCTAATCATGTCAACaaacaacatttgacttgatttcctCTAGTTTGATTACATAATTTTGATAGAGGGTCACATGTTAGACATCTGAATCATTAATGTTAAAAACAGAGAATTTCTCATAACCAAACGGTGTACAGTGGGTACCCACAGTTGCCTGGTGCAAGAGGAAAGCCTCTTTCTCTAAGGGACAAATCCTGCAGGAAATAATGACCATAATGACGATGACAACGTGATGGCGATAATGTATCATTTCGTGGAGGTCTTGTTTAGTCCTCCTGTTAAGGCACAAGGCACTAAGGCAAAATTATGGTATTGCACGATGATACTGCTGCTAAGAAACTAAACGCCTGTTGTTGAACGTACCTGTAAATTGTTTACTATAGGGACAGGGGTGATGGGTGTTCTGACTGGACCATTTCCCTCAAAAAAACTGTATTCTGATTTGTCTGTACTTATTATTGTCCATGAGGCTCTATCGTTGATCATCTCTTTGTTCTGATCTTTTGGACAAGGCATTGactacaaaattaataataaattacagCTTAGACATACAAGATGATAGCGTCTGCGGAGAAATGAATGCCTGTTGATTACTTCGGTCTGGGTGATAATAGGCCCATTGCAAGaccatgtcacgtgaccttgccaatcattaaaaaaaattggtcgTGGTACAAAGTAGACGTCAGAAATGTAAAGCGTGTGATGAAATTAGTaagaatgtcaattttgaggccCCTGATGTTTACATGTAGGTGAGAAATTTTACAGTGATTCTACATGTAATGCTTAAAACCTAACTAAGAGTTATGTGAAAAACAGCTGCTGGATGGCAAGCTTTGccttcttttacatttttcaacTTCCAAAGTGCTATAAACTCACGCCCTTAACcgtcagtggcctcaaaattAACAATCTTACTAATCTCATctcgctctttccatttctacATTTCTTTCTGTAACATAATCActttttatgattgacaaggtcacgtgacatgtTCATGCGAAGGGCCTATCTTAAAAACTATAAGGCGAAATTATTAGCTTACTTCAAGAGACATATTTTGTCCCTTCAAAGGAAAACaccaggtcccagttgttcggagggtggatagcgctatccactggataaatcactagagataactcaattggttttgctagtgtttatatgctggatagtgattgattcatccagtggatagccatatccaccttttgaacaaccgaggccagttCTCTGTGTTGTCTGCTTGAGGGAAACATGGTTGGCATCACTGTTAGAGCAGtctcctcccaccaatatggACAGTATTAAtatcctggccccagttgttcaaatgatggatagcactatccgtctgataaatcactatccagtggataagtcataatagcaaaaccaattgcgctatccagtggatagtgatttatcctgtggatagcattatccaccttttgaacaactggggcctagTTGTTTGTGCTGTTTCTCACCctcacccccctcccctcccccaggTTTTCCTTCAGTTTTCTGCCATTGCTAAAAGTCAGAATAAAGCTCAATCTACTTGAGAGAGCCATATGGGAAAATACATGGCAGAGAAAGATGCGGCTTTCTAGGGTACAGAGTATTCCTCGACTTACTTGAAACTGGATAATTCTCTCTTGTGAAAGACAGAGGTACATACGTTCTGTTTCTTTAACACAGAACGCCACCTGTAAAAAAGAGAGTCAAACTgtgaaaacgagaagaaaaaaaaaaaaaacccagctcaACACCACCTGCCTGGACCTGGTTTGATTGACTACCTCCCATGATACTCGGTGGAAGAGTGATTGAACCACTAACCCCTGAATAACCACTGATAAATACATCTCCCCAGCTCACAGTGCACTGCCACTGCAGTCACagtaaaggcgctgttacactgtgaaatgtttcgtgcaatgtctcgcaatgttttggcgaaaTTGTGGTGGcacaagttgcacaaaacattTCAGACTGtgacataccctgcaacggccaaaatcgttgcgagacaagttgcacgaaaagtagaattaagttctactttcggcaacagctcttgcaacttgtctcgcaacgattttggccgttaaATGTTTCGGGCAACTTGtcccaaaacattgcgagacaagttgcacaaaacatttcacaaTGTAACAGTGCCTTAAcattgattcatttcatataaaaCGTGTGGCAAATGCAACATACCTTATGAAGCTGGGACACTGGATCATCAGCATCCAATAAAGCTGTTTGCTTGTCCACTTTTCGTATTAtcttaaaacattgaaaactGTGATGAACAATCACATTATTACATGAGCTGCCAGTATGAACTATTGAATTAATTTGTAAAACACAGTCATGTAAAAAAGTAATACTACATGTCATTTCTAAATTACCATACAAAGCTGGCAAAATCATCGTCaagcaagttttttttatgtacaTTTGGTTGAGTAATAACTAAATAACAGTGACTTCTTATGCCAAAATGTTATTGTGTAAAGGTGCTGTGGATCAATTTAGAAATAGGAAACCTGTTAGACAACTGGACACAGACAACTTTAAATTGACCCTTTGGCTCAAATTTCAAGCTATTACGGTGAATTTCATAATTCTGtagaatctcatcttcaagcacCAATGGGCAAAATACGTTTCGCTTTCCATCAATCCGACGCCAAGCTGAGAGTTGACCAGAAACCATGGATGCTCAAATCTTATTGATGCATGaaataacctaccaatcagcatctttggttccaaCGGTACATTTGAACTCGACACTAATGGAAATTAATGGAATCTGTACGAATATGTTTACTGAATAACCTCTAGAAAGACATCAAAAGGGTATTTGAGCTGTGAGTGGATGTTCCCGGCTATGTTCGGacatttgattgatggaagccaaaacatATTTTGGCACTCACTGGTAGCCTTAGGAGGTGAGATCCCCAGAATTATGAAAACCGCAGTAAAATGATGTGAAAACCTTGACTGATCGCCAATCCTTTTTTTGTATAAGAAGAGAAAGTGGAGTCAGAAGAGTGGCATACACTCAAGAACATGATGAGGAGAGGACCTAACACATACCAGTCGCGGTAAAGCCATCTTCGTTACAGAGCACACCAGCTTCACTGTGGAGCCATAATGAACGTACCCTTCTCTGACAGAAAATTCCTCGCTCTCAGATTCATCATCATGTACTGTAAACAGACGAAGATGGCAAAGTGAGGACTTACTATGCagtaaaacttgagaaattaAAAAGAGTGATTGATGTCAACAGTCAAAAAACATGGTGGATCATATATTTAATAGCCCTTACGCGTGATGACATCGATCTGACTAgctgatttcaccaccaagtCTTCAATTCAAAAATCAAACTCGTAAATTTTAGCTTGAGCTGAATCCCAAAGgaacaaacttgtaaagaaaacccacgtGCATGTagtattgcatgtccagatgatgtgaataattttgtgcaaacgaagcttggtggtgaatttttgagcataaTTATGACGTCATCGTGCATTGCAGGAAGGGAATGGCTGGAAAGCACCTCTCAGAGCTGTGCACAGTCACTTAGGGATTAGGGCATACCCTCCAAgcaagaaaatgttgaaatctaGAGGAAAATTGAAGTGCACAAACACAAGGACAATACCCAGAGCCAGTCCAATTCTTTCAGAATTATCGCCACCAAATAGAAAAAGTGACTAAACAAGTGTTACAACtcatttaaatttgttttgggGGTTTAACAAGGTTAAATAAAGGAAATGTTGCCAAATGAATGAGGTTTTGGTGCATGAACAAAGGCCTGCAGTTGGAAGTTACTTTGAAAAATTGCTGTGTCTTATTCACtgtattccaaaatggccaccattttggttgtcttttgtttgcttgcaaattagcccttgttgcttTGTTCTTAagctaaaaaaatatatatatattcaaaaaaaaagttatccTTGAACGAGGTAACATGAGGgctaaaatttgaaagtgaacaAAAGAATGCTAAAATGGTGTCCCTtctggaataaggtgtataataAGAaactataattataatattattgtaacttGTGTGTTCCACAGAATCAGAGGGAACAACCAGCAAGGGAGGTTAACATTGTTACATGCAGGTCTTGGTTTCACTTACAGAGATGAATGGTGAAGGCTCCCCACTGCTGACTGCTGGCATGAAATGTTCCATTTTCAACATGGAGATATTTCGTGTTCACAGTATGTGATCTGAGGCGATTAAAGAGGGCTACAGTCGAGCCTGACTGGATACATACTGCAACACAGATATGCAATAGTTAGTACCAACAGACAGGGTAAGAGTTTCCACTCATGCAGCCAGATTAGATGTTCCCTCAGTTATTTCCTGAATCAGTTTTCACAAACTGATAAGTATCTAAATAACGAaattaacaagaaaataacAGTCTGTTAAAAAATGAGCTGGGGTATTATTTCCTTGACCAAGTGAGGTATCTGtctttcaataataattttagtCTCTGCATGTAGGAAGGTTTGAACGATCTCCTAAGCGAGATTGTGCATGAatattaacccactgactcccaggggttccccattgacgaataaaatcgtctggcattagagagagtaaaatactaagtctggccagtttacgCTGGTTTGGACGTCGAAGGGTTAACATCTACATCTACTAAAAAACAACAGGGTATGCCTTCTTTGACCCTGTACCTCCTAATACGGCCATTAAAATAATGGGGAGCCTCTAATAGAAGTGAAATggttaaccctttgatgtccaaaccggcctaaaccagctagacttagtattttactctgtctaacgagagatgattttactcgtcaatgtattaatttttaatgaAGTAAACACACTATAAAAATGTTAATAACGGTACATGCAATGCTGTTAACACTCCTGCAACTCTTAAAGGTGTACTTACAATCTGCATTTTTAAGTGACCGCCTTTTCTTGGAAGGTTTTGAAATAACCTATAAATTAAAATGCAACACATAAATTCATATAATGGAGAGGTGTGTTTTCATAATGGCCACTACCAAACTATTTTTGCAGCAagtcaaataaaattaaatgaccATAACATCATGAAAACAGGTTAAACAGTCTCCTTCAGTTACCCGGCCTGTTGTCCTCAATTATACAGTTCAGTTTAAGTTATTATTCAAAAACACTATGCACTGTTTTTCAGACATGTCCACCAATGCAGGTAGTTGGATGCACAGCAATTATGATCTTTAGAGCGACTTTCccatgaccttgaaaaagtgttcgcaatttgttttacGGAACCAATGCTTGGCAAGATTGAAACAAAGCTTCTCGATCCTTATTCCAGGGTTGTATATAAGAGCCGGCAGCCGCCGAAGTTCGCCGGCTTCTCTGTCAGGTTTAGccggctactttcattgtttgaagagtcaagatacgtagaggagatgatgtttatgaggtctaaactacttgggcccaatacaaataaaaatttgccgtgcctatcttttctgaaaacacataaaagacttctgactcaagggcagtttaaaaacgttatgcttgagactttcgttttgaaaaaatcttgctgcggtggcgggaaagtaggaacaatatgatttgttgtccgccatattggatttcgatatctttaaacagccaccgattgtaccttaccggaaggaaaaatcactcaaggacgttttcacgccgcaatcataaaaaaacttgtaaacaaagaaacactttcaaaaggtttgttctcaatccagaaggaaatttacatatgatgttctgctagcaacacgctcagcctgcgttcacgcatctcttaccacaactcaactgaggaacaaaactagcccctgatcattcacaaaaccgctccttcgttttcacttcgaacctttcagttgatcatttatagcgaacgtagaagctgaggactcgtagactttatttaaacacttgaacgtaacgctcctcggagttaaatcctacttgcccgcgtaagtgctcgtcctctcgagggcatctctacgcttcaacatgacaacggatctttatccaacgtcactcttgatcaactctcactgctttacggaactcctaaactcttcggaaaaaaaactacatcactcttaaaccgctcgagtgatttaaattttcgaaattactacaaccaagttccgcaagcatattttcccgctaattacacaatggaacgaatgtgtgtcatcttcacacctaaacagGATCGAAACATCCTTTACGCTATTGGCCAATTAGTACcctccaatcagcttctttatttaacaaccaatcagaagcctttgctggtctagtcctttaaagtatgtgccatgtttacaagttgtcaagtggcaatatttgccaggctcgttagctccagcaaaaccaccaaaaagatacaaaaaatatcactcaactttttgtttatagggttgtattattgaaatatcacttcgtctttctttgagtaacatggttttcatagtataattgcagcCTGCTTTATCTCTCTCATGtctgagtttcatggcccaaaatgccaggaaatgcattttcaggcattcagttttcaaaaattttcaggGGGAGCAttcccccggacccccctagaagcgaTGGGCTAAAGCCCATCGTGTGGGTCCTCTGGGATGGACCCACAACcgtctactttgcaaaaaactccggctacttaaaaccttaaagaaaaccctgCTTATTCCCGCCAAAtataatatgggcagtaaatagtttgattgcccaatcacattgctgcatttcaaatgacatcCCAGTGAAActttccatggagagatgacgttgctTGCATCTACGTTCACTAAGCCACTTGAAAATATGTGCTCGTTCGTTTTTGTTCAATGAGCCacttaaatgttttgcatttttgtttacgttgtttttacgtttatttttcaaggtcatatgaaagtcgctctattatGAGCATCACAAAGGGTCCCCTtgctgtgtgtttatactaataataattattaagagCCCAATAATGCTAGAATACTGGACACATCAAAATTCATTTAGTAAGCTGCACTTCAGAGtctgcattttttaaaatcaaagtcgCAGTAAATGCAAGTAGTCTGACATTCacagcagggctcgaaattgtgACCCACACATTTTTTCCCTTGGCAACTAAAATATCTGGTCcaggagaagtcgcaaatttacgtcttgttttcaccttcgctttttcgaaacaaaagggttagcagttgccagtTACTTTGTTTCTTgccatgaattttctttcaatctgaagatagcgtaatttagctgcgatgttacatGCACAACTTCATTCCTTTAaatcatttgccattttcagcgaAAATTAcgactggatttttttcattaattttgagccCTGCACAGATATTTACGCGATTGGAGACCTAAATGCACATGTAATTGATTCTCATACCTTTATCCTTTTGGAATTAAAAGTTCCAACATGATCTCCACTGGGATATAATAACTGATCATAAGGCAAAAAGAAACAATGATTAAAATTtgattaacccactgactcctcaGAGCGAGACTCAATAGAttaccaggccccagttgttcaaaaggtggataacactctccaacagataaatcactatccagtggataagtcataacAAAACCATCGAATTGattgtgatttatccggtggatagcactatatatccaccttttgaaaaactgaAGCCAGATGGGTGAATGGGTGCAGTGTccaggagtcaataggttaacagaggtgtatccaggttttcaaatttgggggtccagctaattaatatttgatctattgcctcttaattgctgctgcagtaccctttcagatttccaAATTGCCAAAAATAGTCTTATATATCCATCCCCtcgaatatgtacttattgcctcttaattgctgctgcagtaccctttcagatttccaAATTGCCAAAAATAGTCTTATATATCCATCCCctcgaatatgtacttaaaataaaatgatcaatttctttgaaactgttgtgcccgttgattcattcatcaaaatgtatgggctgtcaaagctccatcaATCACATCTGAAAACGTCTTGAGGAATATCCGTATGCTGTTGGAACTGTcggctccagttgataaatgatctagatccccgcagcaaaaaacaaaacaaaactttatcTCAATTTTCTGTAAAAGGGCATCATgtattttaacaacacttgaggtgtaatttaggaacaaaagagtaaacaaatataAGCGATCGATCGTTCATCGTCGGCCTGTGACTTTGCCATagccaatgttaataatcaagcgattgaatagatggttttcacaatgacaccatcaaattctaaaatcaaaatcgcaaggtgttttgaatttttatctatagCTGGTttaagatgacctagaaataaatctcttttcaagttttcagtttcataacatctttcgtttcgaaaatacagcatttttaatttccgaatcgtcaccttgcgtgacactatgatacaaagttatttggctggaaaaaaatgtctatgccTATGAATCTCTGCAATCTGAGCgcttcaagtacattaggaggtgtgttcatacacatttacatgtatatcttaTGAACGAAAAGCAAttaagcgctttcatcgctaAAGGAGTTCCAGATCATCGTGTTGAtttctggccgccatgttggtgcaccatATAAAACTCTATAAATTTGCATGAATTCctttgacaaataactcagaaacgatgtaccgcacagacttgagaattggtgaggtgatttatgaatttgtctcctacaacattcgaAGTTTTTGGCTTATTGCATTGAAcggttttgattttatttttttgctgtgtgacagtgaaaacgatctatacatTAAGTTTCATgcaagcatgcaacaaactaaaCTTCCACTGAAATGTTTAATTATCATTGGCAGATCAAGTGTTGCCGATTGTCTCGTctaaaaaaaacagctcagaACATGCCCTGCAACACACGAGAAATCAAATCTTAACTACTCCTGAAGCAGGACTTAAtcattgacaaaatgaaatcattcaacaacaaaaatccgaaaaacaacagcttaccttgaaatttaaggaactacatgtacatgtacagctgtagttGCAGGGATTTTGATGACAACACCACAACCCACTTTTATTCCATGCGTACCAAATTTTGACAAAATGAACATTCATCTGACAATACAAGATGTACATCTGATACTTTATCACTTTACTTGAAATACAAGTAGACTACAATAATGACCCCTCAGGAAATTGCTCCAGCAAAGTCAATAGAGAACCCAAAAAAAGATGAACATTGTAAATGCGAGAACCTTAGTCCTAAAATACATAACCTTTTTAATACCTTAAGTGATAATTCAAAGTGTTTTCGCTTGTCTGAATCTGATATGTACAAGGTTTTGGCAGCTCCATACCCCTGAAAGACAACAAGGTTCAAAACCTTTAAGATGCAGTAATGATACTAATGTTATTAAAAACCACCCTCGCAGTTGACATGAAACTTAAGGAACTTAAATTGCCACTTAATATTCTGCAATGCTCCACAGTGATTTCAGAGTCAAATCAGGTTAAGTGTACACCTTAAGATTTTATTAATGCATAGATTAttaatttcaaaagaagatgcaataataataataataataataataatgatgataataatgatagtaacaataataataataataataataataataataattgttgttgagaagaaaaataacaaggcaATCATAGTAGACATAGCTTCACCCTGGGACCACAGAGTGTatgaaaaggaaggtgaaaagattgagaaatatCAGGACCTTAAGAGAGAAATTGGAAGACTATGGGGAATTAGGCATCTGGAAGTAGTTCCAGTAGTCGTTGGTGCACTCGGAGTTGTAAGCAAGAGGTTGGATGCATGGCTTGAGAAGCTAGGTGTTACAATCAGAACGGGAACAGCCTTGTTAGGCACAGCCAGGATTCTAAGGAAGGTGTTGGAcagctgaaggagaagaaatgacacaaaggacctttggccattggctatggctcgcttCTTTGGTGTAATGTCGGCATAACATCCGCCGGAGCTAAAGCGtttcatgtacataataataataaacaac
The Montipora capricornis isolate CH-2021 chromosome 10, ASM3666992v2, whole genome shotgun sequence genome window above contains:
- the LOC138021576 gene encoding recombining binding protein suppressor of hairless-like isoform X1, producing the protein MAEKRSSDVKRKLSRHVARRGPYHRVAGGYTSTPNHGHEGVRMSVDMASLPVQLSSPTTPSPPPEEEEDKGEYYKDPAHPRLSKGAMNKYLNDVVPRDGHQTVIIFHAKVAQKSYGNERRFFCPPPCVYLVGDGWQYRQAIMPPPQEEDAMQHPVAFIGIGSKNEQEMQQLIIKEKGYGAAKTLYISDSDKRKHFELSLKLLYPSGDHVGTFNSKRIKVISKPSKKRRSLKNADLCIQSGSTVALFNRLRSHTVNTKYLHVENGTFHASSQQWGAFTIHLLHDDESESEEFSVREGYVHYGSTVKLVCSVTKMALPRLIIRKVDKQTALLDADDPVSQLHKVAFCVKETERMYLCLSQERIIQFQSMPCPKDQNKEMINDRASWTIISTDKSEYSFFEGNGPVRTPITPVPIVNNLQLNSGGDVAILELTGEHFTANLKVWFGDVEAKTRYRCGESLLCVVPDISAIRGGWRFVRQPTEVAVSLVRSDGVIYPTGLTFTYTPEPVERPTSCFSETVLRADI
- the LOC138021576 gene encoding recombining binding protein suppressor of hairless-like isoform X3: MSVDMASLPVQLSSPTTPSPPPEEEEDKGEYYKDPAHPRLSKGAMNKYLNDVVPRDGHQTVIIFHAKVAQKSYGNERRFFCPPPCVYLVGDGWQYRQAIMPPPQEEDAMQHPVAFIGIGSKNEQEMQQLIIKEKGYGAAKTLYISDSDKRKHFELSLKLLYPSGDHVGTFNSKRIKVISKPSKKRRSLKNADLCIQSGSTVALFNRLRSHTVNTKYLHVENGTFHASSQQWGAFTIHLLHDDESESEEFSVREGYVHYGSTVKLVCSVTKMALPRLIIRKVDKQTALLDADDPVSQLHKVAFCVKETERMYLCLSQERIIQFQSMPCPKDQNKEMINDRASWTIISTDKSEYSFFEGNGPVRTPITPVPIVNNLQLNSGGDVAILELTGEHFTANLKVWFGDVEAKTRYRCGESLLCVVPDISAIRGGWRFVRQPTEVAVSLVRSDGVIYPTGLTFTYTPEPVERPTSCFSETVLRADI
- the LOC138021576 gene encoding recombining binding protein suppressor of hairless-like isoform X2, with product MAEKRSSDVKRKLSRHVARRGPYHRVAGGYTSTPNHGHEGVRMSVDMASLPVQLSSPTTPSPPPEEEEDKGEYYKDPAHPRLSKGAMNKYLNDVVPRDGHQTVIIFHAKVAQKSYGNERRFFCPPPCVYLVGDGWQYRQAIMPPPQEEDAMQHPVAFIGIGSKNEQEMQQLIIKEKGYGAAKTLYISDSDKRKHFELSLKLLYPSGDHVGTFNSKRIKVISKPSKKRRSLKNADLCIQSGSTVALFNRLRSHTVNTKYLHVENGTFHASSQQWGAFTIHLLHDDESESEEFSVREGYVHYGSTVKLVCSVTKMALPRLIIRKVDKQTALLDADDPVSQLHKVAFCVKETERMYLCLSQERIIQFQSMPCPKDQNKEMINDRASWTIISTDKSEYSFFEGNGPVRTPITPVPIVNNLQLNSGGDVAILELTGEHFTANLKVWFGDVEAKTRCGESLLCVVPDISAIRGGWRFVRQPTEVAVSLVRSDGVIYPTGLTFTYTPEPVERPTSCFSETVLRADI